Proteins encoded in a region of the Rutidosis leptorrhynchoides isolate AG116_Rl617_1_P2 chromosome 9, CSIRO_AGI_Rlap_v1, whole genome shotgun sequence genome:
- the LOC139868843 gene encoding uncharacterized protein — translation MGKDDESSGSDVTQISKLDFGDPLYLHPSDISSTPLINVKLKGTENYKSWACAIELALQTKNKMGFINGTFKRDEGNQVLEIQWDRCNAVVLFWILGSMSEELYNGQIYSKIASEVWAELKETYDKVDGYVIFNFYQKINSITQNGSAISDHYHKLNSLWKQYDIMVQLPSCDLTSSKAFKDHTSLIKLMQFLIGLDDVYQPIRSNILTIDPLSSVNTTFSIISREESHRGTHSIEKKSSSETSAFFSNTYKDKSTQNNKELKCIKCGRNNHTVERCFEVIGYPSKSGNLKCTKCGMTNHTVDRCFEVIGYPPNLKKKGFGNNNFKGNNSKSSNENQYSSTSTNVSLSHDQITRLLSLLDDKSGSRTAAASAAGANQHMTNSVKNFESYTDVSDLNITVGHPNGTKAKVSKIGCLKLSDDIVLQDVLNLVSRETLLTGSQSFGLYLLTENKEGNVNSSNISNTSSSSDLWHCRLGHPADQALNALQLGLIAKHNENKLPCEGSLGLSS, via the exons ATGGGTAAAGATGATGAATCTTCTGGTAGTGATGTTACTCAAATTAGTAAACTGGATTTTGGAGATCCTCTTTACCTTCATCCAAGTGATATTAGCAGTACTCCTTTGATTAATGTAAAACTTAAAGGTACAGAAAATTACAAGTCCTGGGCATGTGCCATAGAACTTGCTTTGCAAACTAAaaacaaaatgggttttataaatggaACTTTTAAAAGGGATGAAGGTAATCAGGTTCTTGAAATCCAGTGGGATAGATGTAATGCTGTTGTTTTGTTTTGGATTCTTGGTTCTATGTCTGAAGAGTTATATAATGGTCAAATTTACTCTAAAATCGCTTCTGAGGTTTGGGCTGAATTAAAGGAAACATATGATAAAGTAGATGGATATGTGATCTTTAATTTTTATCAAAAGATAAATTCAATAACACAGAATGGTAGTGCTATATCTGATCATTATCATAAACTTAATTCTCTATGGAAACAATATGATATAATGGTACAGCTTCCTAGCTGTGATCTTACTTCATCCAAAGCATTTAAAGATCATACAAGTTTAATCAAGTTAATGCAATTTCTAATAGGTTTAGATGATGTTTATCAACCCATTAGAAGCAACATACTTACCATAGATCCACTGTCCTCAGTGAATACTACTTTTTCTATCATCTCTAGAGAGGAGTCACACAGGGGTACTCATTCAATTGAAAAGAAGTCCTCTAGTGAGACTTCTGCTTTTTTTTCTAATACTTATAAAGATAAATCCACACAGAATAATAAAGAACTAAAATGCATCAAATGTGGAAGAAATAATCATACTGTTGAAAGATGTTTTGAGGTGATTGGGTATCCCAGCAAAAGTGGGAACTTAAAATGTACTAAATGTGGTATGACTAATCACACTGTTGATAGATGCTTTGAGGTAATAGGATATCCACCTAATCTTAAGAAAAAAGGGtttggtaataataattttaaaggaaacaatagtaaaagtagtaatgaAAATCAATATTCTAGCACTTCTACTAATGTTTCTTTGAGTCATGACCAAATAACTAGGCTCTTAAGTCTTCTTGATGATAAAAGTGGATCAAGGACTGCTGCTGCTAGTGCTGCAG GTGCTAATCAGCATATGACTAATTCTGTCAAGAATTTTGAGTCATACACTGATGTTAGTGATCTTAATATTACTGTTGGACACCCAAATGGTACCAAAGCAAAAGTTTCTAAAATTGGTTGTCTAAAGTTGTCTGATGACATTGTTTTGCAGGATGTTCTG AATTTGGTGTCCAGGGAGACACTTCTGACTggtagtcaaagttttggtttataCCTTCTTACTGAAAATAAAGAAGGTAATGTCAATAGTTCTAATATAAGTAACACTAGTAGTTCTAGTGATTTGTGGCATTGCAGGCTTGGTCATCCTGCTGATCAAGCTTTAAATGCTTTACAACTAGGGTTAATTGCAAAACATAATGAAAACAAGTTACCTTGTGAG GGCAGTTTAGGTTTATCTTCTTAA